GACTTTCTGGTATTGTGGGTGCGGAAATCTCCAAACATAAGAATTTGTCTAACAACGAGGAGGTCAACCTCAACATCCACAAGGGAGCTTTGGATATATTCCTCGCATATCAATATGACAATACGAGAAGTGACATCAGATATGATGTTAACCAGTTCAATTACGGGCAAGATACATTTCATGAGATTTCTGCTTCTGAATATTCCGACCGCTCTCACTCTCATGACTATAATGTTGGTATGAATTATGCCATAAACAAGAATCACACTATCGGCGGAAGATATTTGGGAAGCATCTCCAACTACAAGATGCTCGACTCTCCTTTCGACTATATGCAGACGTACAAGAATGATGAACTGCTGACATCTACAGACAACAAGACTGAAGAATCTGAAAAGGAAAGGTTTCACAATGTCAATCTGTATTATATCGGCAAACTAACAGACAACCTACAGCTCAACTTGGATGCCGACTATGTTTATGCTCAACTGAAACATAAGCAACAAGTGAGCGAGACAAGTAGAATAGATGCTGTCTCAGAAATCACGCATATGCAAAACGACCAGCGAAATCGTGCGACTGCACTCAAAGGGGTGTTTGCTTGGAACATGAATAAGAATAATAGGCTTGATTTCGGAACGGATTTCAGTAAAATCAGTTCATGGGGTATGTCTGTAAACGAAGAAGGGAAGATAGCCGATGACCAATTCAAGAATAAGGAAACCAAGTATGCTGGATTTGCCACTTTTCGTTTGTCTGCCTCCAAATGGAAAGGAAGCATCGGGCTTCGCTATGAGTACATTCATGCCATCAACACAGACCAAGGAGAAGTAAAGAACAAGACTAATTATTCGGACTTACTTCCATCCCTTTCTCTTTCCACTATGTTTGGGAGAGTGGGGATGAATCTTGATTTCAGTAGCAGGGTCAGCCGTCCTTCGTTTCGTCAGTTGAACAACAGTGTGAGCTACAACAATCAATACCATTATGAGCAAGGCAACATTTATCTGAAACCGCAATACGTGTATGATACAGAACTTAGTGTGAATTATAGCATATTCGACTTCAAGTTGGATTATCAGTATATCAAGGATTACATCCATCCGACTGTCGTTGCTGTATCCGGCAAACCTGGAACGGTAACTTGGATGTCAACCAATGCCAAGGAATTCCAGCAACTAGGAGCGCAATGTGTTGTTTCACCTTTTTTGGGTTGTTGGCGACCGACTTTGACGGTGGGTGTCTATAAACCTTATTTCACGCTATCATATAATGGAGAGCAATTAGACTACAATCATCCATACGGTCTCTTCGCTTTCCAAAATGTAGTGGCACTAAGGAACGATTGGCTTTTTCGATGTGATTTCTTTTGGAACATTAAGGGACATCATGGCATCTACGAGCAAAACGGTTATTCGTCATTCAATATGATGGTACAGAAACAGTTACTTAAAAAGAAATTGACGATAACATTGAAAGCAGAGGACTTGTTTGATAGCTCGAAGTTGAACGATGTAAAGAGGGTTAATTTTGTGGTGCAGAACAGAAAGGTGAATAACTTCAATCGCTGCATCATAGCTTCCATTAGTTACAACTTCAATAGTTTCAAAGATAAATACAACGGAAGCGGTTCTGCTGAGGATGCGATTAATCGTTTTTAGAAAAGTATTGGTTTTCAAATCAACCTCTAAAATGCAATACCCAAATTCTGTGTGATGAATATCTCAGGATTTATTAACCGAGATGTTCATCCACAGAATTTTCACTTATCAATATCAATCGTTAAAAAACATACATTTTATTGTGTATCCAATAAATTGTTATATTTTTGCAAACGACAAGAGTTGTTTGACAAGCAAACATATGCACATTGCAGAAATTAGAACCGTTGCTAAATTATTACCTCTATTGAGGTAAAACACTCATAAATCGCTCATTTTAAGCTATTCTGAATATTTGGGCAGAATTTCAGATAAAATTTTTGCATCATATTCATCCAACAATCAACATAATACTTAGGTGAGCACTCTAACGACCACATTTCCCCGATGTCATCCATCAAAGCTTCATCAGGATGCTTTAGCAATGCTGCCCTCAAAGGTACGAAATGTTTTTGAAACAACCAAGGATTTTTGAAGATTATTTGTATTACGGTAATTACAATTTCAGTTATTACAGTTTTTTCCTGAGGGGGTATAAGGGTTTGAAGGTAGTAACAATCTGTTACTACAAATATTTATATATAAATATATATAATTATATATATTTATATATACTTTTCTATACTTACATTTTAAAAGCGTGACATTGGGTCAAAATAAAACTGTAATAACTGAAATTGTAATTTGTAATCGATTTTTTAGCGGTATCGAGATGCATACATTCATTGCCCCTAAAACTATGACTATCTCATCACAAAGCTATGAGTTATGACCCGCAAAACGATGAGTTGTTTTCTTTAACACAATATGGCAGAAATGTTAATGGAATTTCACATAACTCTGCAAGGTGATTTTTGGTGGTGTAGGAAAAATGTAGTACCTTTGCACCTGTAATCAAAAACATTATTAATCACTAAAAAAACTAGAAAATTATGAAGAAAGAAACTTGGAAACAGATTTTTCAGATTGTACTCACAATCTTGACGGCGCTCGGCACTACGCTCGGAGTAACGAGCTGCATAGGATAAAAAAAATGAGTTAAAGAATTATAAACATTTATTCATATCAGCCGACATCGGATCTTATTCACTAACTTTGCATCAGATATATACATTAGAATTCTTTACAAACAATAAAATGGAGAATAAAATAACGACAATGGAGCAGGGAATGCAGCGACGCACCGAACTGCTCCTGGGAAAGGATAATCTTGAGAAAATTCAGAAGGCAAGAGTGCTCATCTTCGGTATCGGAGGAGTAGGATCATGGTGCGCTGAAGGACTCCTGAGAAGCGGCGTGAGAAACATCACAATCGTAGACAGCGACAGGGTATGCGTAACCAACTGCAACCGCCAGCTGATGGCTACAAGCCGAACCATAGGCGAAGTGAAGGTAGAGGCACTGCGCAACCGACTGCTCGAAATCAACCCCGATGCCAACATCACAGCCTATCAGAAAATATATCAGGCAGAAACTGCCGATGAATTCCACATGGAGCAATACGACTTCATCATCGATGCCATCGACTCGCTCAAGGATAAGGCTGACCTCATTCTGCGTGCCACTGCCCTGCCTAAGGAAATCACCTTTATATCTTCTATGGGAGCTGCCCTGCGCACCGACCCATTCATGGTAAGAAAATCTGAATTCTGGAAGGTGGATGGAGACCCGCTGGCAAGAGCACTGCGAAAGAAATTCAAGAAGAACAAAACCTTCCCACGACGAAAATTCCAGTGCGTATACAGTGAAGAAAAACCGATGCAGAACCAAGGGGTGAACAAAGCCTGCGGCACGGGCGGATGCCTATGCCCGAAAGCCAAACTCATTAGCGGAGAGAGGGGTACCGATACTGCCGTATATGATGCTCCGGGCGACCAGCAACTGGTAGAACACGAATGGTGCTCTACTAAGGCACAGATCAACGGTTCGCTCTGCCACATCACCGCAACCTTCGGAATGGCTATCGCAGGAATGGTCATCAACCACATCATTGAATAACTGTTTTTTTCTTTACAACAGTCACTTGAAAAGAAACTTACAAAACTTTCGCATATCAGGAAGTTAAAGGAGTTAAGGAGTTAAGACGTATGTCTTGCTGCTTAAAAAACTACGCCAAAAAACTGTTGTCTTAACTCCTCAGCGACCGTAGGGAGCGATAACTCCTTTAACTCCTTTAACTCCTGAGCTTGCGAAAGTTCGCTAGGTTCAGAAGTTTCTCGCGAGTAGTCTTATCGGCATTCGCCTCTATTCGTCTCTTCATATCTCCAAAGAATAAAGGTTAAATCCGATAAATCTTGTTAAACAAATTCTATCTTACCTCTTATGTTTATACCTTTGCACGCAAATTTATAATCACAAAGGACATTTTCATGTCCCAAAAAGGATAATATTTAATTTAAATAAGAGAAGAAAAATGAAAGAAAAAGCAGAAAGTTCAGCAGCCTGCAATCATCACAGAGTAGGCTTTCTGGGATTGCTCGTTACATTAGGCATTGTATTCGGAGACATCGGAACATCACCTCTCTATGTGATGAAGGCTATCCTGCATACAGGCGAAAGCATCAGCGAGAGCACCATTCTGGGCGCACTGTCATGCATCATCTGGACACTCACCCTCCAGACCACCATCAAATATGTATGCGTGGCGCTGCGTGCCGACAACAATGGCGAGGGAGGCATCCTCGCCCTCTATGCCTTGCTGCGCCGACTCAAGTACAAGTGGATTTACCTACTGGCCATCATTGGCGCAAGCACCCTGCTGGCAGACGGAATCATCACCCCTGCCATCACCGTGACAACAGCCATCGAAGGGCTCGAAAGCATCAGTCCCAACCTACCAGTTATCCCCATCACCCTTGCCATCATCACCATCATCTTCTTCGTGCAGCGGTTTGGCACAGAGAGTATTGGCAAATCGTTTGGCGTATTTATGCTGCTATGGTTCCTGCTGCTGGGCGTGGTGGGAGCTTTCAGCATCACATCTTACCCATTGATACTGAAGGCTTTCAACCCCTATTATGCTGCCATGCTGCTGGCAAAATCTCCAGAATGGTTTCTGATTCTGGGTGCCGTATTTCTCTGTACTACCGGTGCAGAGGCTCTCTATTCCGACCTGGGACATTGCGGCAGAAAGAACATCGCCATCAGCTGGGGCTTCGTAAAGACCATGCTCATTCTCAACTATCTGGGACAGGGAGCATGGGTGCTGAATCATGCTGATACGGCACTGGCAGTGAATCCGTTCTTTGCCATCATGCCGCAGAGCATGCTGTTCTTCGCCATCATCATGGCCACGGGTGCGGCAATCGTTGCGAGCCAGGCACTCATCAGCGGAACCTTCTCCATATTGAGCGAAGCCATGAACCTGCACTTCTGGCCGCGCATGCGAATCAAGCATCCTACTCATGTTAAGGGGCAGCTCTATATCCCGATGATCAACCTCGCCATGTACATCGGCGTGGTTCTCATCATCCTCCTCTTCCGCGACTCCTCGCACATGGAGGCAGCCTACGGACTCGCCATCACCATCACCATGCTGATGACTACCCTGCTGCTCGGTTTCTACCTGCACAGCAAGGGAGTGGCACGGATTTTCACGATGCTGTTTATGGGCGCATACTGCATCATCGAAGCCATCTTCCTGACTGCCAATCTGTCAAAGTTTCTTGCAGGTGGATGGTGTACGATGCTCATTGGCGGAATCCTGTTCCTGATGATGTTCGTGTGGGTGAAAGCCATGAAGATACGCCGCCATTATATCAGCACCAAACCGCTGGATGATTATTATCAGATTATCTCCGACATCAAGGCCGACGAGAGCATCCCTAAGTACGCTTCCAATCTGGTTTATGTGAACCACGCCAACAAGGAAGGTGCCGTAGATGACAAGTTGCTCTACTCCATCATCAACAAGCAGCCGAAACGTGCTGACCATTACTGGCTTATCAACATGGAGTTTGTTGACACTCCTGATACGCTGGAGTACAACTGCGAGACCCTGATTCCCGATACCCTCTACAGCGTAACCATGCACATTGGTTTCCGCATAGAGCCTAGGGTGAGTCTCTATCTGCGACAAGTAGTGGAAGATCTGGTAGCAGACGGAAAGGTAGATTTGCAAAGCACCTATCCTTCGCTGCGCAAATACGGAATTCCGGGCGATTTCCGATTCATCATCATTCACCGCGTATATTACCCGGAGAGTTCAGATAATCGCCAACAGAACCTGCTGATGAGTATCTACGCTCTTATCAGCAAGATAGGTATTGACGAGCCTAAGGCATTGGGCCTCGACACTTCCATGGTAGTGGTAGAAAGAGTGCCGCTCATCATCAACCATCCTGTCATTAAGGACAAGGTCATTAAGGTCATTAAGGATTCAGAAACATCACAAAGCTGACAATAAGCAAAAAAGGCGAGGAGCTTTCACAAGCTCCCCGCCTTTAACCTATTAGCTAGAAGATTATAGCTAACACAAAACCTTATAACTATTTTTCAAATCTTAATCGTTATTTGAACCTATGAACGAACATTTTTTTTAATTAGAGGATAGTCTTAACAGCCTCCAGCATGCCCTTCTCCTGAATAAGGTCAAGATCTTTCTTAACCAACTCGGTAAGACCAGGAACTGTCTTGTTCAAATCCTCGTGCCAGATATAGTCGAAGCCCAATACGCCCTCAGCTACCTTCTGGGTATCGCCGGTAGCCCAAAGCTCGGTGAGCTTGTCCATAATCTTCTGGTCATCGTTTGGCTGGATAGGAGCACCATCCTCGCGAACACCACCCTTATAGTAAGTGATGATAGCAGCGAGACCGAATACCAAACCCTGTGGCAACTCGCCCTTACGCTCAAGATAAATCTTGACACCAGGCAGGTCGCGAGTCTCAAACTTAGGGAATGAGTTGAGCATGATGCTGGTTACCTGATGATCTACGAATGGATTCTCGAAACGCTCCAATACGTCAGAAGCAAACTTCTGCAGCTCATCCATTGGGAGGTTCAGCGTCTGCATCAACTCCTCGAACTGTACCTTGTGGATGTACTTGCCCAATACCGGGTGCTCGCAGGCATCGCGAACAATGTTTACACCGCTGAGGTATGTAACAGGGCTCAATACGGTGTGAGGACCATTCAGCAGGGTAACCTTACGCTCGTGGTATGGCTTCTCATTATCTGTGATAAGCACGTGGAGACCTGCCTTATGAGCTGGGAACTCCTCCTGCATCTGCTCTACTGTCATATTTTCTGCCTTCTCGATAACCCAGAGGTGGAAGCTTTCTGCCTTAACTACGAGGTTGTCCTTGTAGCAAACCTTCTGCTGAATCTCCTTGATGGTATCGCGTGGGAAACCAGGAACGATGCGGTCTACCAATGTAGCGCAAACGTAGCAGTGGTTGGTGAACCACTCCTTGAAGCCCTCGTAATCAGCACCCATATCGCCCTTCCAGAGCTCGATATACTGATAGATACACTCCTTGAGGTGGTGACCATTGAGGAAGATCAGCTCACATGGCATCAGGATCATACCCTTGGTTGGGTCGCCCTCGAAGAACTTGTAGCGGTGGAACAAGAGCTGAACCAACTTGCCTGGATAAGAAGCTGCAGGAGCATCTGTAAACTTGCAAGAGTCATCGAATGCGATACCAGCCTCTGTAGTGTTAGAGATGATGAAACGCATCTCTGGCTGCTCAGCCAAAGCCATGAAAGCCTGGTTCTGAGAATATGGATTCAGTGCACGGCTGATAACGTCGATACGCTCCAATGTGTTGATAGCCAGGCCGTTCTCCTTACCCTGAAGGTTTACGTGATAGAGGCAGTCCTGACCGTTCAGCCAGTCAACCATACCACCAGCCAATGGCTGAACTACAACGACAGAACCGTTGAAGTCGGTCTTCTTGTTCATATTCCATACAATCCAATCTACGAATGCACGGAGGAAGTTACCTTCACCAAACTGAATGATTTTCTCTGGAGCGACGCTCTTAGGAGCAGTGCGCTTGTTTAATGCTTTTAGCTCTTTCATGATTTGTTTATTTTGTTTTTATTATTTTTACTTTCCGTTTTAAATTCCAATCTATTCATCAGATTGTTTTTTTCTGAGTGCAAAGGTAGTAAATATTTCGTTTGATTGTTCCAAAAACAGCGAAAAACTTCACGCAAACCTTTACGCTCCACTCCGGTTCTATACCTTAATTATATATAGAACTGCGCAGGCACAAAATAAAGAAGTAGGGATTTTCCCCCACCCCTTTAGGGGAAATCCCGACCGTGGAAGCAAAAAACATCGTATCTTTGCACCAGAAAAAGAAACATGAAGTATAACAATTTAAAGATATACGATTATGAAACGAATGATAATAGCTCTGGTAGCCATGTTCATGATGACATTCACTACCGCTTCTGCAATGAGTTATGAGCAGGCAAGACAGCAGGCTCTCTTCCTGACAGACAAGATGGCTTACGAGCTCAATCTTACGGAAGACCAGTATGAGGCAGCTTACGAGGTGAACCTTGACTACCTGATGAGTGTAGATACATACGATGACCTGTATGGTGCTTACTGGCGCCAGCGCAATATGGATTTGAGCTATATCCTGCTCGACTGGCAGTACAGAACATATCTCAATGCCACCTATTTCTACCGTCCGCTCTACTGGCATGCGGGCTACTGGCACTTCGGCATCTACGCCCGCTATCCGCGCCGCGACTATTTCTACTTCGGTCGCCCTCACTTCTACGTATCTTACCGTGGAGGTCATAGCTGGCGAGTAAACGGAAACAGAAGCTGGTATTACGGAAGAAGTTTCGGCGGCCCTCACCCAGGAGGACATCCCAGAGTAGGTATGAGAGACGGATTCAACCGTGGTGATTACGGCAGAGGAAGATCTTTCGGTAATCTGAACCGCGAGAACAGACCTCAGATGAACCCAAACCGTGGTTTCGGTAATGCAAGCCGCCCTAACAACAACGCTAGCTTCGGAAACAGCAGCCGCCCTCAGAACGGAGGCTTCGGAAATAACAACGGGGGTTTCGGCAACAGCAGCAACCGTAGTTTCGGCAATAGCAACAGTCGCCCTAACCGCGGGTTCGGCAGCAGCAACAGCAGCACCAGCAACAGCCGCGGTTTCGGCAGCAGCAACAGCAGCACCAGCAACAACCGTGGTTTCGGAAACAACAGCCGTGGTTTCGGAAACAGCAGCTTCGGAAGCGGAAGAAGTAATATCTTCGGGGGCAACCGCAGCAGCATGAGCCGTTCATTCAGCAGCGGGTCTGGCAACCGTGGCGGCGGATTCACCCCTCGCTCTTCTACACCAAGCAAGAACAATGGCGGTGGAAGCTTCGGACACAGAAGATAAGAAAAGAGAAAGAGTTAAAATTTCAAGTTTATAAAGACAGAGAGTTAAGAAAAATCAAGACCTCAAGCAAGAGAGAAAGAAAAATCAAGTACAAAAAAAATGGGAATTTGCATCGGTTCATACCATTCGCAAATTCCCATTATTATTTTATCAATTCAAGTTTCGCAAGCTCAGAAGTTAAAGGAGTTAAAGGAGTTATCGCTCCCTACGGTCGCTGAGGAGTTAAGACAACAGTCTTTTTGGCGTAGTTTTTAAGCAGCAAGACATACGTCTTAACTCCTTAACTTCCTTAACTTCTTTAACTTCCTGATATGCGAAAGTTCAGTTATCAACTTTCAGTAAAAGTTTTACTCCAATCCGAAGAGCGATTTCAAACCGCCATCTACGCCCGAGAATCCCATGAAGGCGAGGCTGAGGAGCGCTGCAGTTACCATGACGATAGCTACGCCCTGCATGCCCTTAGGAATACGGACCAAAGCCTGCTGCTCGCGAATGCCGGCAAAGACAATGAGAGCCAGGGCAAAGCCGAGAGCGGTAGAGAAGGCGTAAACCACGCTCTCTAGCAGATTGTAATCCTTCTGGAT
This Segatella copri DSM 18205 DNA region includes the following protein-coding sequences:
- a CDS encoding tRNA threonylcarbamoyladenosine dehydratase, whose product is MENKITTMEQGMQRRTELLLGKDNLEKIQKARVLIFGIGGVGSWCAEGLLRSGVRNITIVDSDRVCVTNCNRQLMATSRTIGEVKVEALRNRLLEINPDANITAYQKIYQAETADEFHMEQYDFIIDAIDSLKDKADLILRATALPKEITFISSMGAALRTDPFMVRKSEFWKVDGDPLARALRKKFKKNKTFPRRKFQCVYSEEKPMQNQGVNKACGTGGCLCPKAKLISGERGTDTAVYDAPGDQQLVEHEWCSTKAQINGSLCHITATFGMAIAGMVINHIIE
- a CDS encoding tagaturonate reductase; protein product: MKELKALNKRTAPKSVAPEKIIQFGEGNFLRAFVDWIVWNMNKKTDFNGSVVVVQPLAGGMVDWLNGQDCLYHVNLQGKENGLAINTLERIDVISRALNPYSQNQAFMALAEQPEMRFIISNTTEAGIAFDDSCKFTDAPAASYPGKLVQLLFHRYKFFEGDPTKGMILMPCELIFLNGHHLKECIYQYIELWKGDMGADYEGFKEWFTNHCYVCATLVDRIVPGFPRDTIKEIQQKVCYKDNLVVKAESFHLWVIEKAENMTVEQMQEEFPAHKAGLHVLITDNEKPYHERKVTLLNGPHTVLSPVTYLSGVNIVRDACEHPVLGKYIHKVQFEELMQTLNLPMDELQKFASDVLERFENPFVDHQVTSIMLNSFPKFETRDLPGVKIYLERKGELPQGLVFGLAAIITYYKGGVREDGAPIQPNDDQKIMDKLTELWATGDTQKVAEGVLGFDYIWHEDLNKTVPGLTELVKKDLDLIQEKGMLEAVKTIL
- a CDS encoding KUP/HAK/KT family potassium transporter; amino-acid sequence: MKEKAESSAACNHHRVGFLGLLVTLGIVFGDIGTSPLYVMKAILHTGESISESTILGALSCIIWTLTLQTTIKYVCVALRADNNGEGGILALYALLRRLKYKWIYLLAIIGASTLLADGIITPAITVTTAIEGLESISPNLPVIPITLAIITIIFFVQRFGTESIGKSFGVFMLLWFLLLGVVGAFSITSYPLILKAFNPYYAAMLLAKSPEWFLILGAVFLCTTGAEALYSDLGHCGRKNIAISWGFVKTMLILNYLGQGAWVLNHADTALAVNPFFAIMPQSMLFFAIIMATGAAIVASQALISGTFSILSEAMNLHFWPRMRIKHPTHVKGQLYIPMINLAMYIGVVLIILLFRDSSHMEAAYGLAITITMLMTTLLLGFYLHSKGVARIFTMLFMGAYCIIEAIFLTANLSKFLAGGWCTMLIGGILFLMMFVWVKAMKIRRHYISTKPLDDYYQIISDIKADESIPKYASNLVYVNHANKEGAVDDKLLYSIINKQPKRADHYWLINMEFVDTPDTLEYNCETLIPDTLYSVTMHIGFRIEPRVSLYLRQVVEDLVADGKVDLQSTYPSLRKYGIPGDFRFIIIHRVYYPESSDNRQQNLLMSIYALISKIGIDEPKALGLDTSMVVVERVPLIINHPVIKDKVIKVIKDSETSQS
- a CDS encoding outer membrane beta-barrel protein produces the protein MSKYLKSLILLSVISMGVSAQRITRQYNNVSFSAALKDLNARQDKYVINFVYDELEDFKVTKNIKNESVPDAIMNLIGFYPIKMKQVDNIIIVECIQKTSNRMMGRIVDTHHQPVDFANVALLNVSDSSFITGGVTNEDGQFVIPCEVKKAIVKVSCVGYKTYCNAYRTGEVGAITLEDATINLQKIVIKGHRKYISRENGKLTLDVQNSNLKNIGKATDVIKYIPGMLYTNGKYEVFGKGEPVIYIDGRKQTNTSGLSLLSSTNVKSVQLITNPGAEYDAETRSVINITTVHHSLDGLSGIVGAEISKHKNLSNNEEVNLNIHKGALDIFLAYQYDNTRSDIRYDVNQFNYGQDTFHEISASEYSDRSHSHDYNVGMNYAINKNHTIGGRYLGSISNYKMLDSPFDYMQTYKNDELLTSTDNKTEESEKERFHNVNLYYIGKLTDNLQLNLDADYVYAQLKHKQQVSETSRIDAVSEITHMQNDQRNRATALKGVFAWNMNKNNRLDFGTDFSKISSWGMSVNEEGKIADDQFKNKETKYAGFATFRLSASKWKGSIGLRYEYIHAINTDQGEVKNKTNYSDLLPSLSLSTMFGRVGMNLDFSSRVSRPSFRQLNNSVSYNNQYHYEQGNIYLKPQYVYDTELSVNYSIFDFKLDYQYIKDYIHPTVVAVSGKPGTVTWMSTNAKEFQQLGAQCVVSPFLGCWRPTLTVGVYKPYFTLSYNGEQLDYNHPYGLFAFQNVVALRNDWLFRCDFFWNIKGHHGIYEQNGYSSFNMMVQKQLLKKKLTITLKAEDLFDSSKLNDVKRVNFVVQNRKVNNFNRCIIASISYNFNSFKDKYNGSGSAEDAINRF
- a CDS encoding smalltalk protein; this encodes MKKETWKQIFQIVLTILTALGTTLGVTSCIG